The DNA window tttaaataaatattgtttagaaaggtgcttagagggaaacattagaaacctctattgttaaagcatcttttagtctttagttaagagtcttagggggggtgtgttagtagataggtgtaggagtaaataaggaggtgccaaagtgagaaaggatcacaccttcctcatgctttgttttaggcgcaaattctagaagctttttgggagggatttttgaattttgtagcttacatttcagcaccttaggctataaatagaggtgctctctttgtaaaattcagattggaattaatctaagaaaactctactcaaattttgagtgacctttggagagcttttggagccttcttctctagtcttatcttgatggatcaatggagtcctcaagtggcggcatcactctcatctaggagcattccacacttctagtggcgagatcatccatcctccttccatcttcatgagcattctcttctccttcctttcttcttcttcaattgttcatgttgcttgtgttcttgatttttcagtttcggtttttctattttccagcactatttctgttttgtttttaatttctgttttgtttggttcatttgatcatttgttcaattctgttcggtcaattccagttttaatctttgttgattcaatttgacaatatttggttcatccaaatgagtttgggatttggtactagttattggtgagttcttgtcttagaaccatgatccaactctaagaaaagtgcctctatattttccagctcaaggtgattcctaaaaatgtcaagaatctttgttctatgtggctattggaatcacatcaaacgCCGCTTTACTTTTGCATACATCTCGTATATTGTGCgttttttcctccgtcatgtTATTAGCGACGCTTGCGCTTGGGCGATGCCTTTCTTCCTGACGacgcctttcttcttggcgacgccttctttcttggcgacgcctttcttctttactggcgacgccttctttacTAGCGACGCCTCTCGCCACTTCAAACGgggaaaagataaagactgaaaaccaaggcaaggttttttctcaaacttgtttttcttttatttgggtgacctcattaaaaaaccccggaaagggaaaaagagcgtcccctttaacaagactATTACATAGCTGTTTTACATaggtcaactaaaataaaacttcagttggctgcattccaactgcgcgggatgggacccccttccaaggtctctaggttgtacgaactGTTGCCCTTATcctcggtaactctgaagggtccggtgcacttgggagacagcttattctccagctcgtatgggtgggctttcctcataactaggtcgccaatctagaactgtcgcggctttaccttagagttatattgccgctctactctcctctttaccgcttgggcttttattctggcttcctccctggcttcgtctagtagatcgaggtttacccgcctttcttcgttggattcctcaacCATAAAGTTTTGAaagcgtggcgagctttcgtgtatttctactcggatcatcgcatccgacccatacaccaaactgaaaggcgtctccatggtagaagattggggcgtggtgtggtatgctcatacgatccttggtacttcctccgcccacgccccttggtcttctctaaccttctctttaaccccctcagcagaactctgtttgctgactctacttgcccgttggtctgggggtgttcgactgatgcgaacacttgcttgatacctacctcagcgcacagatttctcaactgctgactggcaaactgggtcccattatcggatatcaggcgcctaggtacgccaaagcgacacacaagttcttccacacaaagtgctctaccttgtgcgcagtgatctgtgccacgggctctgcctctatccacttggtcaagtactcgatggcaacgatcaatacttcatctgccttatcgcctgTGGGAACGgacccaggatgtcaattccccaggtatgaaaaggccacgggctatatatggatcgcagttcttctggcggcgccttgtgccagtcagcgtgcttttggcattgcttgcagcgtTGGGCGTGTCGCGCGCAATCCTTTTTTACCGTTGGCCAGAAAAAAACCTGCGCGTATAACCTTGGAGGCTAATGCCCTTCCCCCCACGTGGCTCCcggcaaatgccttcgtggagctccgtcattattctggtacactcgtcgccacttacacacgttaagatagggtgagtgaacctGTGCCTGAAAACACTCCGTCCACCAAgagtgtatcttgcggcatttctcttgaccttcttaccctcttcatgctccactgggagagccccatctgCCAGGTACCGTCTGTATGCTGTATCCAGGTGTCCCCTTCGGCTAGGGtacatacctgcatctgcctTTCCCCTTCGGGCATGtccgcgtacgtgctgatgcggggcatcttcagcgtatcttgggtcaaagagcgatgactccttggccttcctCTTGTTGtacaaatctggaggacatccaccctgttatcttccacgaatttacgcggagctttgagcgtctcttggatcaatgtcctctgtctaccccccttgcctgagctggccagcttcgCAAGCAGGTCGCTCGGCATTCTgttcccttgggacatgtatcagctcaaggcgttgaatgctcccttcaataactggacgctatttcagatacgccgccatctgtgggtccttcgcctggaactcacccgacacctgccccgtaatcagctgggaatcgcttttcaccaagaggtttGTGCGCCCacctccttggccaggagcattcctgcgatcaggcttcgtattccgcctgattactacttgccttaaaggcgaagcgcagagcttgctcaatcagcacgccattgggtccctccaagactattcccgcaccactccctttggttggaagagccatcaaccggagagcagccactgtgagcCCACAtccacctcttgttcacctccgggcgagagttctgccacaaaatccgcgtatacttgccccttgatggatcctctgggctcatactggatgtcgaattccgataactccaccgcccagcgcaccatccttcAGCTtcatcaggcttctgcagcacctctgtatggggaggttcgtcatcactaccaccgtaaagctgtggaagtaatgacggagcctcctggctgaaaaaCACCACTGCCAATGCTGCCTTCTTCCaacgcctggtatctcgtctccgcaccttgtaaggccttgcttacgaaatagatgggcttttgaatctggtcctgctcctggaccagatGAGCTGAAAGCTCACTCTGTCACTGCgaagtacagccggaggggcacatccgccaccggtttgcagaggactggtggcgtcgcaggtactccttcaacttgatgaaagccgcttcgcattcgtccgtccatgcgaaacgactatttctcttgaggcactgaaatatgggtgccccttctctcctccggcgggaaacaaaccttgagagcgccgccatccgccccgtcaactgctgcacttcctttaccgacgtcgggcttcgcatggctaTGAtcgccgcacatttgtcggggttcgcctctatccccctctctgtgagcatgaaacccaagaacttaccggcctctactccgaaaacacacttctcagggtttagttTGAGGTGATAtttggatatagtgacgaacaactcctccaggtctgccatgtgctgtgccctatcctgtgacgccactaccatgtcatccacgtaggcgtatacattccttccctagcatgggcgccaggaccttgccatcagcctttggtaggtggcgcccgcgtttttcagcctaaaaggcatcaccttgtaacagtaactgcaagtctctgtcatgaatgcagttttgctctcatctctcgggtgcattttaatctggttgtaccccgagaatgcatccaggaaacttagcaccttgcagccggatgcactatccaccaacgcgtcgatactgggcagtgggtacgagtccttcgggcacgccttatttaagtccgtgaagtccacgcacatcctctactttccattcgccttctttACTAGGACGACGTTAGCCAGCCACTctgggtattggatctccctgatgtggccagcacttagcagcttctgcgtttcctCCCTTACCACCATCtgcctttcttcgttgaacttcctccttctttggcggacggggcggaccgtggcgtccatgctgaggtgatgacataggAAATCAGGGACGATgcggcatatccgaggcagaccatgcgaaagcatccaagtggcgtgaaatcaccccTGCCACCCCCTCCTGTTCTTCCCGGCTCAGCAAACTCcctagcttaaacgttttgccgccatctccctctccacggcaTTAGCCGCCTGTTGATCCCTGTtatcatcctcgacgggcgccgtACGTCGTCAGGGTCTTCTTCCATGGGTgtatctgcttcgggcatcgccctcacGGGTATGGCCTCGTTAGGCGtcgacccagcgggcgtcgcctcaatcatcgtcgtgtcggcacttggcggacgctcatacaccatgaacacgcctctcttcgttttcaggctgttctcataacatttcctcgcctcctcctggtctaacttgatgactatcaccttgccactgaggtccggcagcttcatcttcatatggcgcgtggaggctactgcgttcagcttgttcaacgccggtctgcccaacaaaatgttgtaggcggagttgcTGTTCACGACAAGTAccgatgctttcggtacgcgaggcttctccatccgtgaacgtagtcctcaactccaggtagcctcggacttccacctggttatccgcaaacccatacaggcaccctgtgtagggcctcaaaaggtcgggggacaaccgtaacttatttaatgtcgaccagaacatgacgtctgctgaacttccctggtcgacaagaactctgtgcacctttcttccagctgtgacaaccgaaatgaccacggggtcattatcatgcggcaccacgtctcgaaggtcccctctcgtgaacacgaggtccgattcccacggctcacccgagatcttttcttcgatcgagttgactcccctcgcatatttctttcgctgggaggcggtgggtcctccgccagAAAAActccagctatggtatggacctcgccggagaaccggcgtctcgtgtgcttgttcttccgctggcggcggcagggcggcggtcgtggcgggttccgcgacataatccttcaaaaacccggttctcaccagctcatctagctggtaacccagcgacaggcagttatcaatgtggtgaccgaaagcctcgtggaactcacaccaagagtctttcgaggccccaacaccttatcagacttcgccggtcgcctcaacctctcagctatattaggcatggcgatcaggtccttcagttccaccacaaaattgtatctcgccggcctcgccctctctctggccgggcgatcgcctcccgctggaccccggggctggggctttctggcctcgtaggggcgtctcccctctggtttcttccttctcgtcgtggtctcgttgaccctggcgggttgaGTTTGCGTCGGTCCTCTCGGGCGCGAGGGCACGAcactggtgcgcttcacacacacctctccctcagaagcgatatgttccaccgcccgacgtcgtagttcagcgaaagtcctagggcggttgcggatgatggaTTCGCCAAAAGGGCTGGGGCATACacctttcacgaacgcgtacacaatcatgggctcctctgacgtaccaacctttactacctggaccccgaagcggttgatgtattcctttagggtctccccttgatactgtttcacatcaaacagatcgtaggaaaccggcggcggggccttgtttgctaggtattgttccctgaacaatcgtgacagttgtcggaaggaggtgatatggccgtccgggaggctgataaaccaatccatagccatccccgtcagggtgctcataaagagcttgcacttggcagcgtcggagccgcctaccaggaccatatGTGTGTGAAATGCAAAGAGATGCgtctcaggatcctccatcccggtgaagatcaccttgggccccgcgaacgtgtttgGGATCACTTCATCCAGAATATCCTGCgtgaagggagtggaaaactcccttggcgaGGAGAGGTTCTCCATCTTGTCATGTTCACGTTGCCCCCGATTATTCCGCAAACCCCGGCGCAACGCCTCATTTATACgacggagctcttcgttcctcacatgcgaggcttcgagatctgcttgcatgcgttcctgttccagcttcgactccgccatatcatcTTGCAGCCCCCGAATTATCTctaggacctgttgcatggacaGTTCCGCTGGGGCCGCGTGTGAGGACCTGTCTTGTGGTGGCCATTTTCACGATCTCCtcaaacctcctccaacgttaccgTAACTTGATAGGTCTTCTCAAACTtgcgatgggactgatgttatatatcggccccacggtgggcgccaaatgttccgtccggtttacctaggacgtcttcgtgcgcgacctcaaccgtcagctagggactccttcccacttattacctgtggattcctgcaaagaaggaaaaaagggcgccctagcggccgtttgcactccgatgcttaagtcagccagcaagaaacaccaaaaactatgcacctccgtatcggagcaccgcgtatggcactctaaaggtggtaaaaaggaaactgtgtctagtgtgtatttctccttctagcaaagatctttccctagtcccttgtgcgtaacctcaaggctcgagcaagcgactagagagtttctgggaaatttgccaaaagttccaaccccgttcccaacattctcggcgctatttaaactaccctagcatttaaagcgccttaaagcgcttttaatcataaagcGTAACGCATTTAATTAGcacgtctaattagaaaacgtagcgcatttaagacgttgaaacgcttgggagcctttataggaccttaaacgctcgaaacagaaactgtattaaatgactttaattacctggtacctgactaaatggtgtttctattctgaccccATCTGGAGGACGTTTCTTcgcgtgagtcctcctgcttgggagtgctactgcgcaaggggtgactttttgggtgccaactcatgcccccaatcatctagtcactcactttgagagcgtatctgccttcctctcgtaccctgcgcctggctaccctgggcgtgaccctcctcttgagtcgtatctgtcccaaaggcgtttCTGGGGcgacaggggtacttcacgagtcaggttgcccTACGCTGGTGCTACCACTAtagccttgaagccacctttatCTTCTCTTCATCACTACTCCGGATTTATCGGGACTTGAGGCCTtctcacggcgtcgctccctccatggtctttcctacccatgggtatcggggaaccacactgtgatcgccTTGTCTCAGTGATATTtaatcttggcgacgccctggttgggcgacgccttcacctaggcgacgccctgccttggcgacgcttcctcgtggcgacgctggcacttggcgtttcttcacctaggcgacgccttatgttgactttgagtccagatgttgactttgaccttgactttgtcaacgcccggatacgggacggtacaattcttcagagcagtctagcacaatttgaatttgttcaatataaaattgtgatcaacagaggattataacagaatcagatcaGCTGGATattatgaggatgaaggatacaactatgcttagaaatcaaacaaattcactcaacacaaggttttaaggagaatgactctttctcatattttaatgaatagactgtttgttcacagatcacttaaaacatcatatacaacagccttgtttgtgattagagAGCTTTAACAAAtaaggaagaacagtttttacttaaacccagaattaacagattcaattcaaaagaacagatttagttcttgacaaaattaatcaaaaccagaaatgagtgcagggatgagaagaaaaggcacgcaagtttttatactggttcactcatacagagctacgtccagtctcaccttaccccaaggtggaatccactaaaaacagtaccaatcacttacaaacacagcagttcttgaacactacaagaacaatacaaccaatgctgaaaaaccctatttcagcacaccttgcactccaagaaaccctatcaaggagtgactaacactaacacctttacaaaccagaataaaagaaagattacacctgaaaagaagatgcaagaactcaaaaccagtagttcaatttgctgcagaactgcaccagcaccttcaccaagatcaaaggtttcctagaacaagcacacttgaaaattcctttggaaaacctttcaaaaacctttcaatccttcttctcacatagaaaatgtttgatctctgtcaaaaacgtaattgctcagcatcctttcatgtgagagaggcttttctttatatagaaaacagtttcaaacttcttttcaaaaaacagttgaaaagctgttatgaaaacaacagattcagttttaaacttaacagatttattttgtgaaaactgccaactcagctaactgaaataactgtctgagttgtacctttggtgccctaactaactttcgaaaaacctttcagctgaccaaagaataaacctgttctttcacagagaaacagattaaaagataacaaacaggtcagctcagcttaactgaaataacgaactaagctttacctgtgatgccctaacaaaattttagaaaagccttttaacagagaagaaataaatcgattctttctccataaaacagatttatttttgtactgatttaaatcttttaagagcacttttaaaagcttttcaaaaaccatttaaccacatcatgtgcttgatctaggcttggttaggcatctaggatagatcatgtagcaaaaggcaacctcacacaattacaagcctacatacaagatcatctaaacctattacaaacttcaaggcaaactagctattttctacatcaaacacacacaacactaggtagagaagaggcttcatccatcttcaacaaagtGGAGAAGGAATTACTGGACAAGCAGCTAGCCTCCCAAAACTCCAAGATTGAGGAATTGGAGAAGTCCAACCAGGAACTCATCGACGACATGGCGGGCACATTTGAGGAGGGATTTAAAGAAGCTCTGGCCCAGGCTACGTGCGAAAACCTGGGGATTGACACCTCCAATTGTGACCCTGGCAACCAGATCGTCGATGGGAAGGTGGTGCCCATCGACCTTGGGGAATGAATCCACACTTAATAGATTTCCATCTTGCTTGTAAATTTGTATTTGCAATATTTGAACTTTATCTGTAATTCTGACATCTAACTTCATTTATTTAACTGTCATTCGACTCTTATCTTTTCATTCTCGCTCGCCTTTACCTTCTCGCCTTTATCTGTTTTTGATTTCTTTACTATATCAAAGGTGTAACTGGCGTTTTAACTCCGATGTGTCTCTTCGTCGCTTTGCCTTTAACTCTCTAGGTAGCACGTGACTTTCTTTCTTACTCTTTCTTTCTTACTCTCTCTTTCTGAGTCGTGATGCATACCCTTCTCTCGATTTTTTCGCTTCAAACTTCACTTGGCCTTCGTATCTGCGAGGAATCTTCctcatgaaggcgtcgcctgcctCGTCGTCGCCCAAAGGCATAGGAGGACTTAACTTCGTGTTTCATCATCACCCTTGTTCTTATTACTCTTCGATCTGCTTTTGTCTTTACAATTTGCAAAAGTTTCAACTTgctcttcactttcttgaatcCCAAGGCGCTTACTGCCAAAGGTATTGCTAGCTTTGTCATCACTTAGGATGAGAAAGGGTCTCGTATCTTctatggcctcgacatcgccCAAGGGCGAGGGAGGGCTTTATCTCTTCCTctgtggcctcgacatcgctcgaaGGCGAGGAGGGCTTATCTTATCTGTACTGGgtgtccacgctcgaggagagacctgtTGGACGCGAGGTCGTATcgtcctcagcgtgtctaaacacttgggacaaagtcaCGCTTCTGGTGCCCACACCCGTGGAGAGGCCTATTATAGCAGCGCcatatcgtccacggggtgtctaaacacctAAGCAACTTTGCCCTTACCTCTGcgcgcttggtgcccacgcctgggGAGAGGCATGCCCGGGGGTAGTGCCGTTTCGTCCTTagggtgtctgaaaacaccaaggcaGTCAGTGTTCTTGGCGCCCACGCCGAGGGAGAGGCGCATTGGAAACATCACGTATCGTCcctggtgtgtctaaacaccaagatgaccaTGGATTTTGGTGATTACGCTTAAGGAGAAGGTTTCCCGAAGGATGGCGCTTCTCCTTAGCTGCGTGTATCTGCACCAAGTGACCTAGTTCTCCCCTGCTCCGAAACTTCTTACTGCCTGATGGATGCCCACGCTCGAAGGAAACGCCGCCTGCCACTTCcttgcgaggtgtctaaacatcagacACCGGGGCTAGCCGTTCTCACCTGAGGacggggcgtcccgaaggaatcccttaacccctgctcagggactagacgcccggattttaacttatactgagCGTACCCTTTGACTTGACGCCTGGGGCGTGAGCTTGTGCTCCCGCTACTTGCATTAAATTTCACGCTTGCTCCCCTATCTGGCGATGCCttcacctggcgacgcctcatcctggcgacgcctacgccTCATCCTGACGACGCCTACGCCTGGCGACGCCTAtgcctggcgacgccttgatcctttgtctttttgtttcttaatcttTGCTCTTACATTGCGTGAGATGGAAAAGTTGAGACAAagttttcttgaacttcttttttacttgggtgacctcattaaaaaacccccgagagggaaaaagagtgtcccctttacaactGTGTACTTCATAAttcttcaactgaaataaatttgaagttggccgcattccagctgcgtggaATGGGGCCCCCTTCTAGAGTTTCTAACTTGTACGAACCATTTCCCTTggcttcggttattctgaagggtccggtccacttgggggacaacttgttctccaactcaTAAGGATGAGCCTTCCGCATGACCAAGTCAGCTACTTGGAACTGCCGCaactttaccttagagctatactgATGTTCCACTctcctcttcacagcttcagccttTATCCTCGCTTCCTCCCTGTCCTCGTCTAACAAGTCTAGATTTAActtcctttcttcgttggattcttctgcCACGATGCTTAGGAAACGTGGAGAACTCTCatggatctctactgggatcatggcgtctgacccgtatactaggctgaaaggcgtctccatggtggaagattgaggcgtggtgtggtaagcccacacaatccttggcacttcttctgcccacgcccctttagctttctctagtcttcgcttcagctctatcagcaaaactctatttgctgactctacctgcccattcgtctagGGGTGTTCGaatgatgcgaacacctgcttgattcccacttctgcacacagcttccccaactgttggctcgcgAACTGAGTGCCATTATCTGAGATGAGACGTCTTGGCACCCCGAAAtgacacacgatgttcttccaaacaaagtgttgtaccttgtgcgcagtgatctgtgccactggttctgcctctatccacttcgtgaagtactcgatggcgactatgaaatacttcatctgccttatcgccagagggaaaggccccagaatatcgattccccatgtgtggaagggCCATTGGCTGTAAATCGATCTCAGTTCCTctggaggtgccttatgccaatttGCATGCATTTGGCATTGCTTGCATCGCTGGGCGTATCTTACACAATCTTCCCTCACTGATGGCCAATAAAACCCTGCGCGAATCACCTTGATCTTCCCCCCACGTTGCTTCCTTAAATCCCCTCGTGAAGCTCTGACATGATCCtcgtacactcgtcgccactcacACATGTCAGAATTGGGTGCGTGAACCCATGCCTAAATAGCACTCCATCAACGAGAGTGTACCTTGCAGAGTTCTTCTTATCCTCTTTCCCTCTTCAGGCTCTGCTGAGAGAGTCCCATATGCAATGTATCGCCTATAAGGCGTCATCCACGTGTCGCCCTCTTCCAAGGCACATACTTGTACACATTTCTCTCTTTCGGGTGAGGCCGCACAGGTGCTGATGCGGGGTGTCCTCGCCGTATCTTGAATCAAAGAGCGATGGCTCCTTGACTTTCCTCTTGCTGCGCTAATGTGAAGaacgtccaccctgttgtctgccacaaactttcgcggcgttttgagcgtctcttggatgactgtcctctgccttccccccttgcctgagctggccagcttggcgagcaggtcagctctggcattttgctcccttgggacatgcacCAACTCAAAAGCGGCCAAAGCTCCTTTCAATACTTGGACATTCTTCAGATATGCTgccatctgtggatcctttgcctgatactccccagtcacttgccctgtgaccaacTGTGAATCACTCTTCGCCAAGAGGCTTTGGGCGCCCATCTCCTTGACCAAGAGCATTCCAGCAATCAGCGCCTCGTACTCAACTTGGTTATTGcttgctttgaaggcgaagcgtaaggcttgctcgatcaacaccccgttaggcccctccaagatCACTCCCCTATtgattggaggacccatccaatgagagcatccattgtgatcctaactccacctcttgagggcctcctcctggtgagagctctgccacgaaatctgcgtagacttgccctttgatggaccccctgggttcatactggatatcaaactctgacagctccattGCCCAGtgaaccatccttccagctacatcTGGCTTTTGAAACACTTTCTGAATAGGaaggtttgtcatcaccactactgtgaaactgtgaaaatagtggcggagcctcctggcggAGAACACTACTGCCAATGCCGCCTTCTCCAGCGACTGGTATCTCGACTCTGGGCCTTGCAAAGCCTTGCTTACAGAGTAGATGAGCCTCTGCATTTgatcctgctcctggaccaacaCATAACTGATAGCCCACTCAATCACAGTGAAGTACAAACGAAGGGGGATGCCCACCTGTGGTTTGCAAAGCACAGGTGGcatcgccaagtactccttcaacttgaggaatgctgcttcacactcatctgtccatgcaaaacggctattcctcttgaggcactgaAAGTAGGGGTGCCCCTTCTCACCTCCAGCAAATACGAACCTTGACAAAGCTGCCATCCGCCcagtcagctgctgcacttctttCACTGACGTTGGGCTCCTCAAGGCGATGATGGCTGCGCACTTATCAGGATTCACCTCTATTCCCCTCTTAGTGAGcataaatcccaagaactttcccGCCTCGACGCCAAAACGCATTTCtccgggtttaacttgaggcggtatttggctATTGTGGCGAACAG is part of the Phaseolus vulgaris cultivar G19833 unplaced genomic scaffold, P. vulgaris v2.0 scaffold_299, whole genome shotgun sequence genome and encodes:
- the LOC137817614 gene encoding uncharacterized protein, which translates into the protein MIPVEIHESSPRFLSIVAEESNEERKLNLDLLDEDREEARIKAEAVKRRVEHQYSSKVKLRQFQVADLVMRKAHPYELENKLSPKWTGPFRITEAKGNGSYKLETLEGGPIPRSWNAANFKFISVEEL